The following are encoded together in the Brassica napus cultivar Da-Ae chromosome A9, Da-Ae, whole genome shotgun sequence genome:
- the LOC106366315 gene encoding monogalactosyldiacylglycerol synthase 3, chloroplastic, with protein MMKVASPRAQDDSITQKVFRRVYSNFSFSTVDDDYNHNRRRRSRSGDYGKESLSKRGFEEKEQVMEMEQMGAERIKTVLILMSDTGGGHRASAEAIRDAFNIEFGDDYRIIIKDVWKEYTGWPLNDMERQYKFMVKHVGLWSVAFHGTSPKWIHRSYLSALAAYYAKQIEAGLMEYKPDIIISVHPLMQHIPLWVMKRQGLQKKVIFVTVITDLNTCHRTWFHHGVSRCYCPSKEVAKRALVDGLGDSQIRVFGLPVRPSFPRTIIGKDDLRKELEIDSNLPAVLLMGGGEGMGPVQKTAQALGDSLYDSKERKPIGQLIVICGRNNTLASALASHEWKIPIKVRGFETQMEKWMGACDCIITKAGPGTIAEALICGLPIILNDYIPGQEKGNVPYVVDNGAGIFTRSPKETAKTVAGWFSSKKNELYKMSENALKLAQPEAVFDIVKDIHHLSQQQQKRIQLYNDYSY; from the exons ATGATGAAAGTGGCTTCGCCTCGTGCACAGGATGATTCAATCACGCAGAAAGTTTTCAGGCGAGTCTACAGCAATTTTAGTTTCTCAACGGTCGATGATGACTACAACCATAATCGTCGTCGGAGATCAAGATCGGGTGATTACGGGAAGGAGAGTTTGAGTAAGAGAGGGTTTGAAGAAAAAGAGCAAGTTATGGAGATGGAGCAGATGGGAGCTGAGAGGATCAAAACTGTTCTTATTCTGATGAGTGATACCGGCGGTGGCCACCGTGCATCCGCCGAGGCTATACGTGACGCCTTCAACATCGAATTCGGAGATGACTACCgg ATAATCATAAAAGACGTTTGGAAGGAATACACAGGATGGCCACTGAACGACATGGAGAGACAGTACAAGTTCATGGTGAAACATGTTGGTCTTTGGTCAGTCGCGTTTCATGGTACCTCTCCAAAATGGATTCACAGAAGTTATCTCAGTGCTCTTGCCGCCTATTATGCCAA ACAAATAGAGGCTGGTTTAATGGAGTATAAACCAGACATTATTATTAGCGTACATCCTTTGATGCAACACATCCCATTGTGGGTAATGAAAAGGCAAGGACTTCAAAAGAAAGTCATTTTCGTGACGGTTATCACTGATCTGAACACTTGCCACCGTACATG GTTCCATCATGGAGTCAGCAGATGTTACTGCCCATCCAAAGAGGTTGCAAAGAGAGCATTAGTAGACGGTCTTGGAGACTCTCAGATCCGTGTCTTTGGCTTACCTGTCCGCCCATCATTCCCTCGCACTATTATCGGCAAG GATGATCTAAGGAAAGAGCTTGAAATAGATTCGAATTTACCAGCGGTTCTGTTAATGGGAGGTGGTGAAGGAATGGGTCCGGTTCAGAAAACCGCTCAAGCCCTCGGAGATTCTTTATATGACTCTAAAGAAAGAAAACCAATAGGACAACTGATTGTCATATGCGGCCGGAACAACACTCTTGCCTCTGCATTAGCATCCCATGAATGGAAGATTCCGATCAAG GTTCGTGGGTTTGAGACACAAATGGAGAAATGGATGGGAGCTTGTGATTGCATCATCACAAAG GCCGGTCCAGGTACAATTGCAGAAGCATTGATATGCGGCCTCCCAATTATCCTCAATGACTATATTCCCGGACAG GAAAAAGGCAATGTGCCGTATGTTGTGGACAATGGGGCTGGAATTTTCACTCGAAGTCCTAAAGAAACAGCGAAAACTGTGGCTGGTTGGTTCAGCAGCAAGAAAAacgaattatataaaatgtcaGAGAATGCTCTTAAGTTGGCGCAGCCTGAGGCAGTGTTCGACATTGTTAAGGATATACATCATCTATCTCAACAGCAGCAAAAACGTATTCAACTTTATAATGATTATTCCTACTGA
- the LOC106366316 gene encoding prostatic spermine-binding protein-like has translation MEVAALRSMETQRQWTCSATETLLFLVGRNLACLLLAAESLLIGLIAEDQRLSVKEGYKKGHRDEENKDASDSDDDDDDDEDNADEDDDDDDDDANDEDFSGGEGEEADPEDDPVTNGGGGSDDNDDDDDDGDESGDDDGDEDEEDEDEDDEEDDEDVRQPPAKKRK, from the exons ATGGAAGTGGCTGCCCTCAGGTCGATGGAGACGCAGAGACAATGGACTTGTTCTGCCACTGAGACGCTTCTCTTCCTCGTTGGAAGGAATCTGGCTTGTCTGCTTCTCGCG GCAGAATCTTTGCTGATAGGGTTGATTGCTGAAGATCAGAG GCTTTCTGTGAAGGAGGGCTACAAAAAAGGACACCGAGATGAGGAAAATAAAGATGCCAGtgactctgatgatgatgacgatgatgatgaggacAACGCTGAtgaagacgatgatgatgatgatgatgatgctaaTGATGAAGATTTTTCAGGGGGTGAAGGAGAGGAAGCTGATCCGGAGGATGACCCGGTGACCAATGGTGGGGGAGGAAGcgatgataatgatgatgatgacgatgacGGGGATGAGAgtggtgatgatgatggagatgaggatgaggaggacgaagatgaggatgatgaggaagatgacGAAGATGTTCGCCAGCCGCCTGCTAAGAAGAGAAAATGA
- the LOC106366314 gene encoding uncharacterized protein LOC106366314: MLCSRSKTVFVLFSFLLVATGISIAEKEAASVEEEWGTSVKERFMAEEKGENSSLILAANRTKRKDPTENFNIYTGGWNISNTHYWTSVAYTATPFFVIAGVWFVVFGLSLSLICLCYCCCARQPYGYSRVAYALSLILLILFTIAAIVGCVFLYTGQGKFHASTTDTLDYVVRQANFTAENLRNVSDYLNAAKKVDVQSIVLPGDVLSSIDNIQGKINSSATTLSVQTMENQDRIQDVLDNMRLALIIIAAVMLFLAFIGFLLSIFGLQCLVYTLVILGWILVTGTFVLCGVFLLLHNVVGDTCVAMDQWVQHPKAHTALDDILPCVDNATATETLSQTKLVTYQLVEIVDNFMNTIANKNFPPQARPLYYNQSGPLMPLLCNPFNADLSDHLCKPGEVHLSNATEVWKNYTCEYITPGICSTPGRLTPNHYTQMAAAVNVSYGLYKYGPFLADLRGCNFVRSTFTDIERDHCPGLRRYTQWIYVGLVLVSTAVMLSLVFWVVYARERRHRVYTKDYNAMHSEAPRDKGPQ; this comes from the exons ATGTTGTGTTCCAGATCTAAAACAGTGTTCGTACTTTTCTCATTCCTTCTTGTCGCCACTGGAATATCTATTGCTg AAAAGGAAGCAGCAAGTGTTGAAGAAGAATGGGGGACAAGTGTGAAAGAAAGGTTTATGGCAGAGGAAAAAGGAGAGAACTCGTCTCTGATTTTGGCTGCAAACAGAACAAAGAGGAAAGACCCTACTGAGAATTTCAACATTTACACTGGTGGATGGAACATAAGCAATACCCATTATTGGACT TCTGTTGCTTATACAGCGACGCCTTTCTTTGTGATAGCAGGAGTCTGGTTTGTGGTCTTCGGGCTATCCTTGTCTCTCATTTGCCTTTGCTATTGCTGCTGTGCCCGTCAGCCTTACGGCTATTCCAGGGTTGCTTATGCTCTCTCCCTTATCCTCCTCATATTATTCACAATCGCTGCAAT TGTGGGATGTGTTTTCCTTTACACGGGCCAAGGGAAATTTCATGCTAGCACAACAGATACTTTGGACTATGTGGTGAGGCAGGCAAATTTCACGGCGGAAAACCTCAGGAATGTGTCGGATTATCTCAATGCAGCTAAGAAGGTGGATGTGCAATCCATCGTTCTTCCAGGGGATGTTCTGTCGAGCATCGACAACATACAAGGAAAGATCAACTCCTCTGCAACTACTCTTTCTGTTCAAACAATGGAGAACCAAGACAGGATTCAAGATGTCTTGGACAAcat GAGACTTGCGCTCATCATCATCGCTGCTGTGATGCTTTTTCTTGCGTTCATTGGATTCT TACTCTCCATCTTTGGACTGCAGTGCCTTGTATACAC GTTAGTGATCCTTGGTTGGATTCTTGTCACCGGCACTTTCGTCTTGTGTGGTGTATTTCTCCTTCTACACAA CGTTGTTGGGGATACGTGTGTGGCCATGGACCAATGGGTGCAACACCCGAAAGCTCACACCGCTCTAGACGATATTCTACCGTGCGTTGATAACGCAACCGCGACCGAAACATTGAGTCAGACAAAGCTTGTGACGTACCAGTTGGTTGAAATTGTTGACAATTTCATGAACACCATCGCCAACAAGAACTTCCCGCCTCAAGCCCGACCCCTTTATTACAACCAGTCGGGCCCACTAATGCCTTTGCTCTGTAACCCCTTCAATGCTGATCTCTCTGACCACCTGTGCAAGCCCGGTGAGGTCCATCTCAGCAATGCAACTGAG GTGTGGAAGAACTACACTTGCGAATATATAACACCGGGAATATGTAGCACGCCCGGACGTCTGACCCCAAACCATTACACCCAGATGGCTGCAGCAGTTAACGTAAGCTATGGTCTGTACAAGTATGGTCCATTCCTGGCAGATCTGCGAGGGTGTAACTTCGTAAGGTCCACATTCACTGATATAGAGAGGGATCATTGCCCGGGACTGAGGAGATACACGCAGTGGATCTACGTGGGTCTTGTGCTGGTGTCTACTGCTGTAATGCTGTCTTTGGTGTTTTGGGTTGTATACGCGCGGGAGAGGAGGCACCGTGTTTACACCAAAGACTACAATGCTATGCATTCTGAAGCTCCACGGGACAAGGGTCCGCAGTGA